In a genomic window of Methanogenium sp. S4BF:
- a CDS encoding class I SAM-dependent methyltransferase, giving the protein MKHDRVCPMSEARHMDNFFRRFIHPPKYIFGRFIHTGDTVIDIGCGPGFFSCPIARMVGETGRVIAIDLQDGMLAMLREKAAKEGVSSVIEVRKAELSRLNTGCRGDADFALAFYVMHELPDILQGFREVAAALRPGARMLVAEPFMHVSAGEYDETCRLAGVAGFAVVERPRILFSRAVVLEKMV; this is encoded by the coding sequence ATGAAACACGACCGTGTCTGCCCGATGTCCGAGGCCCGGCATATGGACAATTTCTTCCGGCGTTTTATTCATCCGCCGAAATACATTTTCGGGCGGTTCATTCATACCGGGGATACGGTTATTGATATTGGATGTGGTCCCGGTTTTTTCTCCTGCCCGATAGCCCGGATGGTGGGGGAAACCGGGAGGGTGATTGCCATTGACCTGCAGGACGGGATGCTTGCCATGCTTAGGGAGAAGGCTGCAAAAGAAGGTGTCTCTTCAGTCATTGAGGTGCGCAAGGCGGAGTTATCAAGACTGAATACCGGGTGCAGGGGTGATGCGGACTTTGCACTTGCATTCTATGTGATGCACGAACTGCCGGATATTCTCCAGGGATTCCGTGAGGTGGCAGCGGCGCTGCGTCCCGGTGCCCGGATGCTTGTCGCCGAACCGTTTATGCATGTGTCTGCCGGTGAATACGATGAAACCTGCCGCCTTGCAGGTGTGGCAGGGTTTGCTGTGGTGGAGCGGCCACGCATTCTCTTTTCAAGGGCCGTTGTACTGGAAAAAATGGTCTGA
- a CDS encoding TIGR04083 family peptide-modifying radical SAM enzyme: MKSPFHVMLIPTLGCPSNCHYCWSSEEDSPVMSMETIREVAAWLKDFDDRQVTVTFHGGEPLLAGPDFFREALPLLSEELAHLKPAFAIQTNLWRMTPELAQIFAAYQVPVGSSIDGPKEINDIQRGEGYFDRTMHGYKIAQENGLSVRFICTFTSQSVDHREEIFTFFMENGYVLKLHPALPSLRGDDPEKWALAPEKYGDLLIYLLDKYLENLNSAEIMNINDLFKSVFTRTGNVCTFNDCMGNTFAVGPDGSIYPCYRFVGMPEWVMGTVYDRPTKADLAESRAWKLMHAFKDFVDEHCNECAHIRYCRGGCPYNAIVPTGGRVEAVDPHCPAYKMIFDELNNRLNRELYGSAPMEMGMGMGGARRRQRKEKAGVMDLMHKMVSE, encoded by the coding sequence ATGAAAAGTCCCTTCCATGTGATGCTGATACCGACCCTTGGCTGTCCGTCTAACTGTCACTACTGCTGGAGTTCAGAAGAGGACTCACCGGTGATGAGCATGGAGACCATCCGGGAAGTGGCCGCCTGGCTCAAAGATTTTGACGACCGGCAGGTGACCGTCACATTCCATGGGGGAGAACCCCTGCTTGCGGGGCCCGACTTCTTCCGTGAGGCGCTTCCCCTGCTCTCCGAAGAGTTGGCACACCTGAAACCGGCATTTGCAATTCAGACAAATCTCTGGCGGATGACACCTGAACTTGCACAGATTTTTGCTGCATATCAGGTCCCTGTCGGCTCCTCCATAGACGGGCCGAAAGAAATAAATGACATTCAGCGGGGGGAGGGATACTTTGACCGGACCATGCACGGCTACAAAATCGCACAGGAAAACGGCCTCTCCGTCCGGTTCATCTGCACCTTCACCTCACAGTCCGTTGACCACCGTGAGGAGATATTCACCTTCTTCATGGAGAACGGATATGTGCTCAAACTGCATCCGGCGCTTCCGTCCCTCCGCGGCGACGACCCGGAGAAATGGGCACTGGCACCCGAAAAATACGGAGACCTGCTCATTTATCTCCTCGACAAATACCTGGAAAACCTGAATTCCGCAGAGATTATGAATATAAATGACCTTTTCAAGTCTGTATTCACACGGACGGGGAATGTCTGCACCTTCAACGACTGCATGGGAAACACCTTTGCTGTCGGTCCCGACGGCAGCATCTACCCCTGCTACCGGTTTGTGGGCATGCCCGAATGGGTGATGGGCACCGTCTATGACCGTCCGACAAAAGCAGATTTGGCAGAGTCCCGTGCATGGAAACTGATGCACGCATTCAAAGACTTCGTGGATGAGCACTGCAATGAGTGTGCACATATCAGATACTGCCGCGGAGGCTGCCCCTACAATGCCATTGTGCCCACCGGGGGGAGAGTGGAGGCGGTTGACCCCCACTGCCCTGCATACAAGATGATCTTTGATGAACTCAACAACCGGCTCAACAGGGAACTCTATGGATCAGCGCCGATGGAGATGGGGATGGGGATGGGCGGTGCCCGGCGCAGACAGCGGAAAGAAAAGGCTGGAGTCATGGATTTAATGCACAAAATGGTTTCAGAATAA